From Coffea arabica cultivar ET-39 chromosome 2e, Coffea Arabica ET-39 HiFi, whole genome shotgun sequence, the proteins below share one genomic window:
- the LOC113729902 gene encoding uncharacterized protein isoform X2 yields the protein MSSFTSDYEDDNEYRFFDAQESIASVSDSGLGCSRSHDFDSAFENWESVSFQYDVWMRSPRSVRERRRKFLGWMGVNLDRLPGDDCITQYGDMDVCRGQIDRVLEKSGAVLRNSIFEDEFSSSRSSVSSWSTDALDSLRELGTNESFMRGWTSDGRREGNTNELAENVQLSQTRVVGLNHLRTTEGVENTYRAQSVDQHFVAREMESNGNNAAIMDRFKSRWLRRIRSMTCMTSQPGHAENRGNNGSNSTGAAKVQRVKVRSTRKKLKELSALFKGQDIQAHEGSILTMKFSLDGQYLASAGEDKIVRVWQVVEDERANETDIPDIDPSCLYFTISHLSELAPLMVDKEKISKLKSIRKTSDSACIIFPPKVFRILEEPLHVFRGHTAEVLDLSWSKNNCLLSSSVDKTVRLWKVGCNQCLKVFPHSDYVTCAQFNPVNNDYFVTGSIDGKVRIWEISVQRVVDWSDVKDIITAVCYRPDGQGGIIGSMTGTCRFFNVAGDRLQVEAQTCLATKKKSPCKRITSFQFFPKDPSKVIVTCADSQVRILSGSNVIRKYRGSRSSGNQIFASCTSDGKHIISASEDCNVYMWNSFNLDDTSPSQPKNVRAFECFSGDASVAIPWFGLKRGDSDDMQQLSGIDRNSTDELPLSPTCFSLGHEFFLESIPRGSATWPEEKLPAAGSQVVASLLSKSQYKFLKTAFQSSSSSHAWGMVIVTAGWDGRIRSFHNYGLPIPL from the exons ATGAGTAGCTTCACTAGTGACTACGAAGACGATAACGAATATCGATTCTTTGATGCTCAGGAAAGCATTGCATCAGTTTCGGATTCAGGTCTAGGTTGCTCCAGAAGTCACGATTTTGACTCTGCTTTTGAGAATTGGGAGTCCGTTAGCTTTCAGTATGATGTCTGGATGAGAAGTCCCCGAAGTGTTAGGGAGCGCCGAAGGAAATTCCTTGGGTGGATGGGTGTAAATTTAGATAGGCTACCGGGAGATGATTGTATAACACAATATGGTGATATGGATGTCTGTAGAGGGCAAATTGATAGGGTCCTGGAGAAGAGTGGGGCGGTTTTGAGAAACTCAATTTTTGAAGATGAATTTTCTTCAAGCAGATCTAGTGTGTCGAGTTGGTCCACAGATGCTTTGGACTCGCTTAGAGAATTGGGCACGAATGAGAGTTTTATGAGAGGCTGGACTTCGGACGGCAGAAGAGAGGGCAATACCAATGAACTGGCGGAGAATGTTCAGCTGAGTCAAACTCGAGTTGTGGGCTTAAACCATTTACGGACAACTGAAGGGGTTGAGAACACATATCGTGCACAATCTGTGGATCAGCACTTTGTGGCAAGAGAAATGGAGAGTAATGGGAACAATGCTGCGATTATGGACAGGTTCAAGAGTCGGTGGTTGCGCAGAATACGCTCTATGACTTGCATGACGAGTCAGCCTGGACATGCTGAGAACAGGGGAAATAATGGCTCCAACTCCACTGGAGCAGCTAAGGTCCAAAGGGTTAAGGTTCGGAGTACTAGGAAAAAATTGAAGGAGCTTTCTGCTCTGTTCAAGGGGCAAGATATCCAGGCTCATGAGGGATCAATCTTAACCATGAAATTCAGCCTTGACGGACAATATTTAGCAAGTGCAGGAGAAGATAAGATTGTTCGAGTTTGGCAAGTTGTGGAAGATGAGAGAGCTAATGAAACTGATATCCCGGATATAGATCCATCGTGTTTGTACTTCACAATTAGTCATCTCTCTGAACTTGCACCTCTAATGGTTGATAAAGAGAAAATCAGTAAATTGAAGAGTATCAGAAAGACCTCAGACTCTGCTTGTATTATCTTTCCACCAAAGGTTTTTCGAATTCTGGAGGAACCATTGCATGTGTTCCGAGGTCACACAGCGGAGGTCTTGGATCTCTCATGGTCGAAGAATAAT TGTTTGCTTTCATCCTCTGTTGATAAAACTGTTCGCTTATGGAAAGTTGGATGCAATCAGTGCCTGAAAGTCTTTCCACATAGTGATTATG TGACATGCGCTCAATTTAATCCTGTAAACAATGATTACTTTGTTACTGGTTCGATAGATGGCAAAGTTCGAATTTGGGAAATTAGTGTTCAAAGAGTTGTTGATTGGAGTGATGTAAAAGACATCATTACTGCAGTTTGTTATCGCCCTGATGGGCAG GGAGGGATCATAGGCTCAATGACTGGCACCTGTCGCTTTTTCAATGTAGCAG GTGATCGCCTGCAGGTGGAAGCACAGACGTGTTTAGCCACTAAAAAGAAGTCTCCTTGCAAAAGGATAACCAGTTTTCAG TTCTTCCCGAAAGACCCGAGCAAAGTAATTGTTACTTGTGCTGACTCTCAAGTCAGAATCCTTAGCGGCAGTAATGTGATCAGGAAATACAGAG gCTCACGAAGCTCAGGAAACCAGATCTTTGCTTCTTGCACCTCAGATGGGAAACACATTATCTCTGCATCTGAGGACTGTAATGTATATATGTGGAACTCCTTTAATCTAGACGACACATCTCCATCTCAGCCAAAAAATGTAAGAGCTTTTGAGTGCTTCTCAGGTGATGCCTCGGTAGCAATTCCTTGGTTTGGGCTTAAACGAGGGGATTCAGATGATATGCAGCAATTGTCTGGAATTGATCGGAATTCAACTGACGAACTGCCTCTCTCTCCTACTTGTTTCTCTTTGGGTCACGAGTTCTTCTTAGAGTCCATACCCAGGGGATCAGCAACTTGGCCAGAGGAAAAGCTTCCTGCTGCAGGCTCTCAGGTGGTCGCTTCTCTTCTGAGTAAATCTCAATACAAGTTTCTCAAGACTGCTTTCCAGAGTTCATCCAGCTCCCATGCCTGGGGCATGGTAATTGTTACTGCAGGCTGGGATGGTCGAATCAGATCATTTCACAATTATGGATTGCCAATTCCTCTTTGA
- the LOC113729902 gene encoding uncharacterized protein isoform X1, with amino-acid sequence MSSFTSDYEDDNEYRFFDAQESIASVSDSGLGCSRSHDFDSAFENWESVSFQYDVWMRSPRSVRERRRKFLGWMGVNLDRLPGDDCITQYGDMDVCRGQIDRVLEKSGAVLRNSIFEDEFSSSRSSVSSWSTDALDSLRELGTNESFMRGWTSDGRREGNTNELAENVQLSQTRVVGLNHLRTTEGVENTYRAQSVDQHFVAREMESNGNNAAIMDRFKSRWLRRIRSMTCMTSQPGHAENRGNNGSNSTGAAKVQRVKVRSTRKKLKELSALFKGQDIQAHEGSILTMKFSLDGQYLASAGEDKIVRVWQVVEDERANETDIPDIDPSCLYFTISHLSELAPLMVDKEKISKLKSIRKTSDSACIIFPPKVFRILEEPLHVFRGHTAEVLDLSWSKNNCLLSSSVDKTVRLWKVGCNQCLKVFPHSDYVTCAQFNPVNNDYFVTGSIDGKVRIWEISVQRVVDWSDVKDIITAVCYRPDGQGGIIGSMTGTCRFFNVAGDRLQVEAQTCLATKKKSPCKRITSFQFFPKDPSKVIVTCADSQVRILSGSNVIRKYRGSRSSGNQIFASCTSDGKHIISASEDCNVYMWNSFNLDDTSPSQPKNVRAFECFSGDASVAIPWFGLKRGDSDDMQQLSGIDRNSTDELPLSPTCFSLGHEFFLESIPRGSATWPEEKLPAAGSQAGMVESDHFTIMDCQFLFDKCPPLAWGWHCSQMIFWRDASFGIPSFCGFDLTE; translated from the exons ATGAGTAGCTTCACTAGTGACTACGAAGACGATAACGAATATCGATTCTTTGATGCTCAGGAAAGCATTGCATCAGTTTCGGATTCAGGTCTAGGTTGCTCCAGAAGTCACGATTTTGACTCTGCTTTTGAGAATTGGGAGTCCGTTAGCTTTCAGTATGATGTCTGGATGAGAAGTCCCCGAAGTGTTAGGGAGCGCCGAAGGAAATTCCTTGGGTGGATGGGTGTAAATTTAGATAGGCTACCGGGAGATGATTGTATAACACAATATGGTGATATGGATGTCTGTAGAGGGCAAATTGATAGGGTCCTGGAGAAGAGTGGGGCGGTTTTGAGAAACTCAATTTTTGAAGATGAATTTTCTTCAAGCAGATCTAGTGTGTCGAGTTGGTCCACAGATGCTTTGGACTCGCTTAGAGAATTGGGCACGAATGAGAGTTTTATGAGAGGCTGGACTTCGGACGGCAGAAGAGAGGGCAATACCAATGAACTGGCGGAGAATGTTCAGCTGAGTCAAACTCGAGTTGTGGGCTTAAACCATTTACGGACAACTGAAGGGGTTGAGAACACATATCGTGCACAATCTGTGGATCAGCACTTTGTGGCAAGAGAAATGGAGAGTAATGGGAACAATGCTGCGATTATGGACAGGTTCAAGAGTCGGTGGTTGCGCAGAATACGCTCTATGACTTGCATGACGAGTCAGCCTGGACATGCTGAGAACAGGGGAAATAATGGCTCCAACTCCACTGGAGCAGCTAAGGTCCAAAGGGTTAAGGTTCGGAGTACTAGGAAAAAATTGAAGGAGCTTTCTGCTCTGTTCAAGGGGCAAGATATCCAGGCTCATGAGGGATCAATCTTAACCATGAAATTCAGCCTTGACGGACAATATTTAGCAAGTGCAGGAGAAGATAAGATTGTTCGAGTTTGGCAAGTTGTGGAAGATGAGAGAGCTAATGAAACTGATATCCCGGATATAGATCCATCGTGTTTGTACTTCACAATTAGTCATCTCTCTGAACTTGCACCTCTAATGGTTGATAAAGAGAAAATCAGTAAATTGAAGAGTATCAGAAAGACCTCAGACTCTGCTTGTATTATCTTTCCACCAAAGGTTTTTCGAATTCTGGAGGAACCATTGCATGTGTTCCGAGGTCACACAGCGGAGGTCTTGGATCTCTCATGGTCGAAGAATAAT TGTTTGCTTTCATCCTCTGTTGATAAAACTGTTCGCTTATGGAAAGTTGGATGCAATCAGTGCCTGAAAGTCTTTCCACATAGTGATTATG TGACATGCGCTCAATTTAATCCTGTAAACAATGATTACTTTGTTACTGGTTCGATAGATGGCAAAGTTCGAATTTGGGAAATTAGTGTTCAAAGAGTTGTTGATTGGAGTGATGTAAAAGACATCATTACTGCAGTTTGTTATCGCCCTGATGGGCAG GGAGGGATCATAGGCTCAATGACTGGCACCTGTCGCTTTTTCAATGTAGCAG GTGATCGCCTGCAGGTGGAAGCACAGACGTGTTTAGCCACTAAAAAGAAGTCTCCTTGCAAAAGGATAACCAGTTTTCAG TTCTTCCCGAAAGACCCGAGCAAAGTAATTGTTACTTGTGCTGACTCTCAAGTCAGAATCCTTAGCGGCAGTAATGTGATCAGGAAATACAGAG gCTCACGAAGCTCAGGAAACCAGATCTTTGCTTCTTGCACCTCAGATGGGAAACACATTATCTCTGCATCTGAGGACTGTAATGTATATATGTGGAACTCCTTTAATCTAGACGACACATCTCCATCTCAGCCAAAAAATGTAAGAGCTTTTGAGTGCTTCTCAGGTGATGCCTCGGTAGCAATTCCTTGGTTTGGGCTTAAACGAGGGGATTCAGATGATATGCAGCAATTGTCTGGAATTGATCGGAATTCAACTGACGAACTGCCTCTCTCTCCTACTTGTTTCTCTTTGGGTCACGAGTTCTTCTTAGAGTCCATACCCAGGGGATCAGCAACTTGGCCAGAGGAAAAGCTTCCTGCTGCAGGCTCTCAG GCTGGGATGGTCGAATCAGATCATTTCACAATTATGGATTGCCAATTCCTCTTTGACAAATGTCCACCACTGGCTTGGGGATGGCATTGTTCACAAATGATCTTTTGGCGGGACGCCTCTTTCGGGATCCCCTCATTTTGCGGCTTTGATCTGACGGAATAA